A region of Paractinoplanes abujensis DNA encodes the following proteins:
- a CDS encoding GAF domain-containing protein, with translation MTNSNPVSSNAYEYLDNVGPEEQARLEAVRRYRLVDQPVEDAYDRIAYVAGAIFDTPIATVSLVEQDRVWLAACQGLSGVREVGKEPGLCASVIAQDDVYVINNAAVDPRTLEHPLVRGELGLRFYAAAPIRTHDGYRLGTVNVIDNRPREASQRQLQALEHLASMVSDELELRLMVIRSAAAEQRMRETVS, from the coding sequence ATGACGAACAGCAACCCCGTGTCGTCGAACGCCTACGAATATCTGGACAACGTGGGTCCGGAGGAGCAGGCGCGCCTCGAGGCCGTGCGGCGTTACCGGCTCGTCGATCAGCCGGTCGAGGACGCGTACGACCGGATCGCGTACGTCGCGGGCGCCATCTTCGACACCCCCATCGCGACGGTGTCGCTGGTCGAGCAGGACAGGGTGTGGCTGGCCGCGTGTCAGGGCCTGTCGGGCGTACGGGAAGTCGGCAAGGAGCCGGGGCTGTGCGCGTCGGTCATCGCCCAGGACGACGTCTACGTGATCAACAACGCCGCGGTCGACCCCCGTACGCTCGAACACCCGCTCGTCCGGGGCGAGCTGGGCCTGCGCTTCTACGCCGCCGCGCCGATCCGCACCCACGACGGCTACCGCCTGGGCACCGTCAACGTGATCGACAACCGTCCCCGCGAGGCGTCGCAGCGTCAGCTCCAGGCCCTCGAACACCTCGCCTCGATGGTCTCCGACGAGCTCGAACTGCGCCTCATGGTGATCCGCAGCGCGGCGGCCGAGCAGCGGATGCGCGAGACGGTCAGCTGA
- a CDS encoding PfkB family carbohydrate kinase: MTAPTAAVIGQLARDLVLTVDRLPGPGSSAPAGERREQLGGKGANQAVALAQLGVRPVLIAVAGDDATGDALLARAARDGIDVDHVVRRRGEETGVIVEILESGGDYRYIEHLPPPVLLTEADILRARDPIAQCDAVLLQLQQPAEAVRAAARIGHEAGRLVVLDGEINDETLLPYADVVRADEKEAGGRGEELLDRGPELVALAQPDGNLFLWRGGRLKIPLGDVDAVDTTGGGDSFVAALTAALLNGASYEEAAHQATAASGSTVQHVGGRPELGR; the protein is encoded by the coding sequence GTGACAGCACCCACTGCCGCCGTGATCGGACAACTCGCCCGCGACCTGGTTCTCACCGTAGACCGCCTGCCCGGGCCCGGCAGCTCGGCGCCCGCCGGCGAACGCCGCGAACAACTCGGCGGCAAAGGCGCGAACCAAGCCGTTGCCCTGGCCCAACTGGGCGTTCGTCCCGTCCTGATCGCGGTGGCGGGCGACGACGCGACCGGTGACGCCCTGCTGGCCCGGGCGGCCCGGGACGGCATCGACGTCGATCACGTGGTGCGCCGCCGCGGCGAGGAGACCGGGGTGATCGTCGAGATTCTGGAGTCCGGCGGCGACTACCGCTACATCGAGCACCTGCCGCCGCCCGTGCTGCTCACCGAGGCCGACATCCTGCGCGCCCGCGACCCGATCGCGCAGTGCGACGCCGTGCTCCTGCAGCTCCAGCAGCCCGCCGAGGCCGTCCGGGCCGCGGCCCGCATCGGTCACGAGGCCGGGCGGCTGGTGGTCCTCGACGGCGAGATCAACGACGAGACCCTGCTCCCGTACGCCGATGTGGTGCGCGCCGACGAGAAGGAGGCCGGCGGTCGGGGCGAGGAACTGCTCGACCGCGGGCCTGAACTGGTCGCGCTGGCGCAGCCCGACGGCAACCTGTTCCTGTGGCGCGGCGGCCGGTTGAAGATCCCGCTGGGGGACGTGGACGCGGTCGACACCACCGGCGGCGGCGACTCGTTCGTGGCCGCGCTGACCGCCGCGCTGCTGAACGGCGCGTCCTACGAGGAGGCGGCGCACCAGGCCACGGCCGCCTCCGGCTCCACCGTGCAGCATGTCGGCGGCCGTCCGGAGCTGGGCCGATGA
- a CDS encoding YdcF family protein, with translation MAADRVAAALLVFGNGLAPDASLSPGSLARVRAAVAYPPVERIVLSGGWEQARTGAPEPPTGCREGDLMRQVALDAGVDARSLRVECRSRSTLENLLNVVEDGLLDGLTLGPARPLGLVTHAWHLPRVHYLARKVLGLPSSALLDVPVPGRGYLLEHGLRAASKVCFFGVRDPVVLLRRERRMVTMLRRGV, from the coding sequence GTGGCAGCAGATCGCGTAGCGGCCGCGCTCCTGGTCTTCGGCAACGGGCTCGCTCCCGACGCGTCGCTCTCGCCCGGGTCCCTGGCTCGGGTGCGTGCGGCCGTCGCGTATCCGCCGGTGGAGCGGATCGTGCTGTCGGGCGGCTGGGAGCAGGCCCGAACGGGAGCTCCCGAACCGCCGACGGGTTGTCGCGAGGGTGATCTGATGCGTCAGGTCGCCCTCGACGCCGGAGTGGACGCGCGGTCGCTGCGGGTGGAGTGCCGCTCCCGGAGCACCCTGGAGAACCTGCTCAACGTGGTGGAGGACGGGCTCCTGGACGGGCTGACGCTGGGGCCGGCGCGGCCGCTGGGGCTGGTCACGCACGCCTGGCATCTGCCGCGAGTGCACTACCTGGCCCGGAAAGTGCTGGGTCTGCCGTCGTCCGCTCTGCTCGACGTCCCGGTGCCCGGCCGTGGTTACCTGCTCGAGCACGGGCTGCGCGCGGCCTCGAAAGTGTGCTTTTTCGGCGTACGGGACCCGGTGGTGCTGCTGCGGCGCGAGCGACGGATGGTGACGATGTTGCGGCGCGGGGTATAG
- a CDS encoding MBL fold metallo-hydrolase, which translates to MAKRGRTGSLIALALGAAAVWVARDIPRQMGAKARGERLARMQASPQFAEGKFHNTVPATMLAASSMPKIFAATLRDRERRHPRLPIPLVTPAPGASADGLHVTWYGHSSALVEIEGKRVLLDPVWSERCSPSRLSGPRRLHEPPVALRDLPPLDAVLISHDHYDHLDMETIQNLVDLQAVPFLVPLGVGAHLERWGVPATRIVELDWNDRHKVAGLEFISTAARHFSGRGLGRDGTLWTSWVINGPTRKVFYSGDTGYFPGFAEIGEQHGPFDVSLVQVGAYSESWPDIHMFPEDGVATTVDVGAGLMIPVHWATFNLALHDWAEPADRTWREAKARDVRLAVPRPGERVDVDNPPAVDGWWQQIA; encoded by the coding sequence ATGGCGAAGCGAGGACGTACGGGATCATTGATTGCGCTGGCCCTGGGGGCGGCGGCGGTGTGGGTGGCGCGTGACATCCCGCGCCAGATGGGGGCCAAGGCCCGCGGCGAGCGGCTCGCCCGCATGCAGGCGTCACCCCAGTTCGCGGAGGGCAAGTTCCACAACACCGTGCCCGCCACCATGCTGGCCGCCTCGTCGATGCCCAAGATCTTCGCCGCTACCCTGCGCGACCGCGAGCGCCGCCACCCGCGCCTGCCGATCCCGCTGGTCACTCCGGCCCCCGGCGCCTCCGCCGACGGGCTGCACGTGACCTGGTACGGCCACTCGTCGGCGCTGGTCGAGATCGAGGGCAAGCGGGTGCTGCTCGACCCGGTGTGGAGCGAGCGCTGCTCCCCGTCGCGGCTCTCCGGCCCCCGCCGCCTGCACGAACCGCCGGTCGCGCTGCGCGACCTGCCCCCGCTGGACGCCGTGCTGATCTCGCACGACCACTACGACCACCTCGACATGGAGACCATCCAGAACCTGGTCGACCTGCAGGCCGTGCCGTTCCTGGTGCCGCTGGGCGTGGGCGCCCACCTGGAGCGCTGGGGTGTGCCGGCCACCCGCATCGTCGAGCTGGACTGGAACGACAGGCACAAGGTGGCCGGCCTCGAGTTCATCTCGACCGCGGCCCGGCACTTCAGCGGGCGCGGGCTCGGCCGCGACGGCACGCTCTGGACGAGCTGGGTCATCAACGGCCCCACCCGGAAGGTCTTCTACTCGGGCGACACCGGCTATTTCCCCGGCTTCGCCGAGATCGGTGAGCAGCACGGCCCGTTCGACGTCTCGCTGGTGCAGGTGGGTGCGTACAGCGAGTCCTGGCCCGACATCCACATGTTCCCGGAGGACGGTGTGGCCACCACCGTCGACGTCGGGGCCGGGCTGATGATCCCGGTCCACTGGGCGACGTTCAACCTGGCCCTGCACGACTGGGCCGAGCCCGCCGACCGCACCTGGCGGGAGGCCAAGGCCCGCGACGTGCGACTGGCCGTGCCGCGACCCGGTGAGCGGGTCGACGTCGACAACCCGCCCGCGGTGGACGGCTGGTGGCAGCAGATCGCGTAG
- a CDS encoding glycosyltransferase family 2 protein: MVLLLPVYQPSPDRLRALVAAFEHVVVVDDGSSEPVTVPGAVVLRHPVNRGKGAALKTGFAYVARTHPGQPVICADADGQHSVEDIRRVQAEVEATGRLVLGVRRVRRMPPRSRVGNAVTRTLFRAATGQWVRDTQTGLRGMPGSMLDRLLAVPGERFEYEMNVLLWAARDGQRIEQVPIDTTYLDGNASSHFGSVRDAARVYRSLLRFVVVDR, translated from the coding sequence ATGGTTCTGCTGCTGCCGGTTTACCAGCCGTCGCCCGATCGGCTCCGGGCTCTCGTCGCCGCATTCGAGCACGTCGTCGTCGTGGACGACGGAAGTTCCGAACCCGTCACCGTGCCCGGCGCCGTGGTGCTGCGGCATCCCGTCAACCGGGGCAAAGGGGCCGCGTTGAAAACCGGTTTCGCGTACGTGGCCCGGACGCACCCGGGACAACCGGTGATCTGCGCCGACGCCGACGGGCAGCACTCCGTTGAGGACATCCGGCGGGTGCAGGCCGAAGTGGAGGCCACCGGCCGGCTGGTCCTGGGCGTACGCCGGGTGCGGCGGATGCCGCCGCGCAGCCGGGTCGGGAATGCGGTGACCAGGACGCTCTTCCGGGCCGCGACCGGGCAGTGGGTGCGCGACACGCAGACGGGGCTGCGCGGGATGCCGGGCTCGATGCTGGACCGGCTCTTGGCCGTGCCCGGGGAACGGTTCGAGTACGAGATGAACGTGCTGCTGTGGGCGGCCCGCGACGGGCAGCGGATCGAGCAGGTGCCGATCGACACCACCTATCTGGACGGAAACGCGTCGTCCCACTTCGGGTCGGTACGGGACGCGGCGCGGGTCTACCGGTCGCTGCTGCGGTTCGTCGTGGTCGATAGGTAG
- a CDS encoding deoxyguanosinetriphosphate triphosphohydrolase family protein: MDDPRAQRLFGDRLVAPGDLAASPFRVDRDRIVASPFFARLAGVTQVISPGGAGLLVHNRMTHSLKVAQVARAIAERVDPGLADKLGGCDPDVVEAAALAHDLGHPPFGHLGERVLDRVARQRLKLLDGFEGNAQSYRIVTSTEIRGQATLGLNLTNAVRAAILKYPWTRRDPQRFMDPPPRGAAPPADDPEGGSPKFGAYSTEAGDMRAARAPFAGRVADWQQTVEASVMDTADDIAYAIHDLEDVHRVGVLQQGAVATELMAWQRWGTETDLNRAGGAIESLRRQLHRKDGWMADDEAFAAAVELVRAELVDGLLARPFDGSLEAEAQVAAFAATWTRRLVDSVETIADPAVRSGHVQLATAQWHEVQILKFVQNRFVLARPDLALHQRGQGRLVASLVEALMAWLVDPDEEERIPSRLRDLVELAEAELPEGTPERMDRARGRAVVDFVAGLTDNQAVGLMQALSGKSRQLWTDAFVL; the protein is encoded by the coding sequence ATGGACGATCCCCGGGCGCAACGCCTCTTCGGCGACCGGCTGGTCGCCCCCGGCGACCTCGCCGCCAGCCCGTTCCGCGTCGACCGGGACCGGATCGTCGCCTCCCCGTTCTTCGCCCGGCTCGCCGGCGTCACCCAGGTCATCAGTCCCGGGGGCGCCGGCCTGCTGGTGCACAACCGGATGACCCACAGCCTCAAGGTCGCGCAGGTGGCCCGGGCCATCGCCGAGCGCGTCGACCCCGGCCTGGCCGACAAGCTGGGTGGCTGCGACCCCGACGTGGTGGAGGCGGCCGCGCTGGCCCACGACCTGGGTCACCCGCCCTTCGGCCACCTCGGCGAGCGCGTGCTCGACCGGGTCGCCCGCCAGCGGCTCAAGCTGCTCGACGGCTTCGAGGGCAACGCCCAGTCGTACCGGATCGTCACCAGCACCGAGATCCGTGGCCAGGCGACGCTCGGGCTCAACCTCACCAACGCCGTACGGGCGGCGATCCTCAAATATCCGTGGACCCGCCGCGACCCCCAGCGGTTCATGGACCCGCCACCGCGCGGCGCCGCGCCTCCGGCCGACGACCCCGAGGGCGGCTCGCCCAAGTTCGGCGCCTACTCGACCGAGGCCGGCGACATGCGGGCCGCCCGGGCCCCGTTCGCGGGCCGGGTCGCCGACTGGCAGCAGACGGTCGAGGCCTCGGTCATGGACACGGCCGACGACATCGCGTACGCGATCCACGATCTTGAGGACGTGCACCGGGTCGGGGTGCTGCAGCAGGGTGCCGTGGCCACCGAGCTGATGGCCTGGCAGCGCTGGGGCACCGAGACCGACCTCAACCGGGCCGGCGGCGCGATCGAGTCGCTGCGCCGCCAGCTGCACCGCAAGGACGGCTGGATGGCCGACGACGAGGCCTTCGCGGCGGCGGTCGAGCTCGTGCGGGCCGAGCTGGTCGACGGTCTGCTGGCCCGCCCGTTCGACGGCTCGCTGGAGGCCGAGGCCCAGGTCGCGGCGTTCGCGGCCACGTGGACACGCCGCCTGGTGGATTCGGTGGAGACGATCGCCGACCCGGCCGTCCGCTCCGGTCATGTGCAACTCGCCACAGCCCAGTGGCACGAGGTGCAGATCCTCAAGTTCGTGCAGAACCGGTTCGTGCTGGCCCGCCCCGACCTCGCCCTGCACCAGCGGGGTCAGGGCCGCCTGGTGGCGTCGCTGGTCGAGGCGCTGATGGCCTGGCTGGTCGACCCCGACGAGGAGGAGCGCATCCCGAGCCGGCTGCGTGACCTGGTCGAACTGGCCGAGGCCGAGTTGCCCGAGGGCACCCCGGAGCGGATGGACCGGGCCCGGGGGCGTGCGGTGGTCGACTTCGTGGCCGGCCTGACCGACAACCAGGCAGTGGGCTTGATGCAGGCGTTGTCCGGCAAGTCGCGCCAGCTCTGGACCGACGCGTTCGTGCTTTGA
- a CDS encoding diacylglycerol/lipid kinase family protein, with protein sequence MRTPRTIAVVAHQKKTLGGGLDELRRRLTDADLDDLIWYEVPKSKKAPAAVKKALKSKPDRLIVWGGDGMVQRSLDVVAHTGAKTPVGIIPAGTGNLLATNLGIPADLPEAVEIALHGTPHAVDLGRFEGEYFGVMAGVGFDGAMISDADRNLKDRLGKLAYVWAGVRHVNESAAVATIKIDGTKWFEDEASCVLIGNVGRITGGIKAFDDAKPDDGWLDVGVATAQGALQWARALGTMAVGRSDSSPFVRTTRARRIDVKLQSKMEYELDGGARTKTKSFSAKVAPGAVKICVPREPAALS encoded by the coding sequence ATGCGAACCCCCCGCACGATCGCCGTAGTCGCGCATCAGAAGAAGACGCTGGGCGGCGGCCTGGACGAGTTGCGTCGCCGCCTGACCGACGCCGACCTCGACGACCTGATCTGGTACGAGGTGCCGAAGAGCAAGAAGGCCCCGGCCGCGGTCAAGAAGGCGCTCAAGTCCAAGCCCGACCGCCTGATCGTGTGGGGTGGCGACGGCATGGTGCAGCGCTCGCTCGACGTCGTCGCTCACACCGGCGCCAAGACGCCTGTCGGCATCATCCCGGCCGGCACGGGCAACCTGCTGGCCACCAACCTGGGTATCCCGGCCGACCTGCCCGAGGCCGTCGAGATCGCGTTGCACGGCACACCCCACGCCGTCGACCTGGGCCGCTTCGAGGGCGAGTACTTCGGCGTGATGGCAGGCGTCGGCTTCGACGGCGCGATGATCAGCGACGCCGACCGCAACTTGAAGGACCGGCTGGGCAAACTCGCGTACGTCTGGGCTGGTGTACGTCACGTCAACGAGTCCGCCGCCGTCGCCACCATCAAGATCGACGGCACGAAGTGGTTCGAGGACGAGGCCAGCTGCGTCCTGATCGGCAACGTCGGCCGGATCACCGGGGGCATCAAGGCCTTCGACGACGCCAAACCCGACGACGGCTGGCTCGACGTCGGCGTGGCCACCGCCCAGGGTGCCCTGCAGTGGGCCCGGGCGCTGGGCACGATGGCCGTGGGCCGCAGCGACAGCTCCCCGTTCGTCCGCACGACCCGCGCCCGCCGCATCGACGTCAAGCTGCAGTCCAAGATGGAATACGAACTCGACGGCGGCGCCCGCACGAAGACCAAGTCCTTCTCGGCCAAGGTCGCCCCCGGCGCCGTCAAGATCTGCGTCCCCCGGGAGCCGGCCGCCCTCTCCTGA
- the msrB gene encoding peptide-methionine (R)-S-oxide reductase MsrB, whose amino-acid sequence MGTNESTLPTTEEQWRVRLSPDEFRVLRQAGTEAPWSGEYVSTKTAGMYNCRACGAALYPSTDKFDSNCGWPSFDDAIPGAVKEIDDYSHGMVRTEIRCANCDSHLGHVFRGEHLTAKNTRHCVNSLSIKLDPEQS is encoded by the coding sequence ATGGGAACAAACGAGTCCACCCTGCCCACAACGGAAGAGCAGTGGCGTGTCCGCCTCTCTCCCGACGAGTTCCGCGTCCTGCGTCAGGCCGGCACGGAGGCCCCGTGGTCCGGCGAGTACGTGAGCACCAAGACCGCCGGCATGTACAACTGCCGGGCCTGCGGCGCCGCCCTCTACCCGAGCACCGACAAGTTCGACTCCAACTGCGGCTGGCCGTCCTTCGACGACGCCATCCCCGGTGCCGTCAAGGAGATCGACGACTACAGCCACGGCATGGTCCGCACCGAGATCCGCTGCGCCAACTGCGACTCCCACCTGGGCCACGTCTTCCGCGGCGAGCACCTGACGGCCAAGAACACCCGCCACTGCGTCAACAGCCTGAGCATCAAGCTGGACCCCGAGCAGTCCTGA
- a CDS encoding ATP-dependent DNA ligase produces MELPINPPVKPMLAKPVAEIPPGQVYEPKWDGFRSIIFRDGDEIEIGSRNEKPMTRYFPEVVEAIRANFPERAVIDGEIIVADTGRNTLDFEALQQRIHPAASRVKLLSEQTPASFVAFDLLAIGDEDLTEQPFSVRRDRLAEVLKEAKPPVYVTPATDDLETATRWFAEFEGAGLDGLIAKQRDLTYQPDKRVMTKIKHKRTADCVVAGYRVHKSADNRIGSLLLGLYDERDVLVSVGVIGSFPMKVREELFEELQPLVTEFEGHPWNWAAHMEGERTPRKNEVSRWNAGKDLSFTPLRPERVVEVRYDYMEGIRFRHTAQFERWRPDRDPHTCTYEQLERPVQFNLAEVLTSR; encoded by the coding sequence ATGGAGCTGCCGATCAATCCGCCGGTCAAGCCGATGCTGGCCAAACCCGTGGCCGAGATCCCGCCCGGCCAGGTCTACGAGCCGAAGTGGGACGGCTTCCGCTCGATCATCTTCCGGGACGGCGACGAGATCGAGATCGGCAGCCGCAACGAGAAGCCGATGACCCGCTACTTCCCCGAGGTGGTGGAGGCGATCCGGGCCAACTTCCCGGAGCGGGCGGTGATCGACGGCGAGATCATCGTGGCCGACACCGGGCGCAACACGCTCGACTTCGAGGCCTTGCAGCAGCGCATCCACCCCGCCGCGAGCCGGGTCAAGCTGCTCAGCGAGCAGACCCCGGCCAGTTTCGTGGCGTTCGACCTGCTCGCGATCGGCGACGAGGATCTGACCGAGCAGCCGTTCAGCGTGCGCCGCGACCGGCTGGCCGAGGTGCTCAAGGAGGCCAAGCCCCCGGTCTACGTCACCCCGGCCACCGACGACCTCGAGACGGCCACCCGCTGGTTCGCCGAGTTCGAGGGGGCCGGCCTCGACGGGCTGATCGCCAAGCAGCGCGACCTGACCTATCAGCCCGACAAGCGGGTGATGACGAAGATCAAGCACAAGCGCACCGCCGACTGCGTGGTGGCCGGCTACCGCGTGCACAAGTCGGCCGACAACCGGATCGGCTCGCTGCTGCTCGGCCTGTACGACGAGCGCGACGTGCTGGTCAGCGTGGGTGTGATCGGCTCGTTCCCGATGAAGGTGCGCGAGGAGCTGTTCGAGGAGCTGCAGCCGCTGGTCACCGAGTTCGAGGGCCACCCCTGGAACTGGGCCGCGCACATGGAGGGCGAGCGCACCCCGCGCAAGAACGAGGTGAGCCGCTGGAACGCGGGCAAGGACCTGTCGTTCACCCCACTGCGGCCCGAGCGGGTCGTCGAGGTGCGCTACGACTACATGGAGGGCATCCGGTTCCGGCACACCGCCCAGTTCGAACGGTGGCGACCCGATCGTGACCCGCACACTTGCACCTACGAGCAGCTGGAACGACCGGTGCAGTTCAACCTGGCCGAGGTGCTGACGAGCCGCTGA
- a CDS encoding ArsR/SmtB family transcription factor — MPDVPSDHLDPRTLRGLAHPLRVRLLNHLRERGPSTASKLAEQLGQSSGATSYHLRQLAAYGFVEDAGDRTGRERWWRATHTRTDLDVATSREAFDQAEGYLRAVAAADFQRVEAAIGNLPGLPEPWPDAFFLATEQPRLSAAQAVELRTRIKALVDEYAAAAPADAARVSVQWQILPAPDGPAE, encoded by the coding sequence ATGCCCGACGTCCCGAGCGACCACTTGGATCCCCGCACCCTGCGCGGCCTGGCCCATCCGCTCCGAGTTCGGCTGCTGAACCACCTGCGCGAACGCGGCCCTTCCACGGCCAGCAAACTGGCCGAGCAGTTGGGCCAATCCAGCGGCGCCACCAGCTACCACTTGAGACAGCTGGCCGCCTACGGCTTCGTGGAGGACGCCGGCGACCGCACCGGACGCGAACGCTGGTGGCGCGCCACCCACACCCGTACGGACCTGGACGTCGCCACCAGCCGTGAGGCGTTCGACCAGGCCGAGGGCTACCTCCGGGCCGTCGCCGCGGCCGACTTCCAGCGCGTCGAGGCCGCGATCGGCAACCTCCCCGGCCTGCCGGAGCCCTGGCCGGACGCGTTCTTCCTGGCCACCGAGCAGCCCCGGCTCTCCGCCGCCCAAGCCGTCGAACTGCGCACCCGCATCAAGGCCCTGGTCGACGAGTACGCCGCCGCGGCCCCCGCCGACGCCGCCCGCGTCAGCGTCCAGTGGCAGATCCTCCCGGCGCCCGACGGGCCCGCCGAATGA
- a CDS encoding LPXTG cell wall anchor domain-containing protein — protein MSTIRRIIAVGLPAAGLTAALALGVSPALATSATIDPAAMPVVAATGYGTPDATDEAPTRGQGGYGTPGATTPTGNAAETPDTDTPDTDTPDTDTPDTDTPTRGNTGYGPTPTASVDTVPPSVSPTTSSPGVAPATTTPGGGVSPAGALPVTGTPMAAIVSMGGLLVAAGIASVWYTRRRRTA, from the coding sequence ATGAGCACAATTCGCCGGATCATCGCCGTCGGCCTGCCCGCCGCCGGCCTGACCGCCGCTCTCGCGCTGGGTGTGTCCCCGGCCCTGGCCACGTCGGCCACCATCGACCCGGCCGCCATGCCGGTCGTCGCCGCCACCGGCTACGGCACCCCTGACGCCACCGACGAGGCGCCGACCCGCGGGCAGGGTGGATACGGCACGCCGGGCGCGACGACCCCGACCGGGAACGCGGCCGAGACGCCGGACACCGACACGCCCGACACCGACACCCCGGACACGGACACGCCGGACACCGACACCCCGACCCGGGGCAACACCGGTTACGGCCCGACGCCCACTGCCAGCGTCGACACGGTGCCGCCGAGCGTCAGCCCGACCACCAGCAGCCCGGGCGTGGCCCCGGCCACCACGACCCCCGGTGGCGGCGTCAGCCCGGCCGGTGCGCTCCCGGTGACCGGCACGCCGATGGCCGCCATCGTCTCGATGGGTGGCCTGCTCGTCGCGGCCGGCATCGCGTCGGTCTGGTACACGCGCCGCCGCCGCACCGCCTGA
- a CDS encoding MFS transporter, with the protein MTRRPLAGLLAAEAVSLTGSHIAAVAVPWLVLVTTGSATRVGVVALAQTLPFVLAGVLGGALVDRVGPRRVAVTADVASAIAVGLIPFLHGLGQLTFARLLTAVALAGAIGGCGNVAKRALLPAAIEASRTPMARATALFESFARAALLVGLPVGGVLVTALGPALVLALDAASFALSALAVATLVRVRAPARNEQTGLSAGFRFLRRDRLVVAVTAMLFVTNLVDQAFMVVFLPVWVRDTGAGPAALGWIGGVFGLGAVLGAVAYASLAVRLPRVTTFAICCLIAGSPKLFTLALTDHPGLVLAVAFGAGLAASTLNPILMAVGYERIPVHLRGRVLGAVGAVSFAGVPAGGLLGGLAVDLGGLRHALLTAGAIYLVVTLAPFLTLSRLREAVGQPAPKSDSRQPPSSPPVPAITA; encoded by the coding sequence ATGACGAGGCGTCCCCTGGCCGGCCTGCTCGCGGCCGAGGCTGTCTCGCTGACCGGAAGCCACATCGCGGCCGTCGCCGTGCCCTGGCTGGTGCTCGTGACAACGGGTTCGGCCACCCGCGTCGGCGTTGTCGCCCTCGCCCAGACGCTGCCGTTCGTGCTGGCCGGCGTCCTCGGCGGCGCGCTGGTCGACCGGGTCGGCCCGCGCCGTGTGGCCGTCACCGCCGACGTTGCCAGCGCGATCGCGGTCGGGCTGATCCCCTTCCTGCACGGGCTGGGCCAGCTCACTTTCGCCCGGCTGCTCACCGCGGTGGCCCTGGCCGGCGCGATCGGCGGCTGCGGCAATGTCGCCAAACGCGCGCTCCTGCCGGCCGCCATCGAAGCTTCCCGTACGCCCATGGCCCGCGCCACGGCCCTCTTCGAAAGTTTCGCCCGGGCCGCCCTGCTGGTCGGCCTGCCCGTCGGGGGCGTCCTGGTCACCGCGCTCGGCCCGGCCCTGGTGCTCGCCCTCGACGCGGCCTCCTTCGCGCTCAGCGCCCTTGCCGTGGCCACCCTGGTCCGGGTCCGCGCCCCTGCACGAAACGAACAGACCGGTCTCTCCGCCGGCTTCCGCTTCCTCCGGCGTGACCGGCTGGTGGTCGCCGTGACAGCGATGCTCTTCGTCACCAACCTGGTCGATCAGGCGTTCATGGTCGTCTTCCTGCCCGTCTGGGTCCGCGACACCGGCGCCGGCCCGGCCGCGCTGGGCTGGATCGGTGGCGTCTTCGGCCTGGGCGCAGTGCTCGGCGCGGTTGCCTACGCCTCCCTGGCCGTACGCCTCCCCCGCGTCACCACGTTCGCGATCTGCTGCCTGATCGCGGGGTCCCCCAAACTGTTCACCCTGGCCCTCACCGACCATCCCGGGCTCGTGCTGGCCGTGGCCTTCGGAGCCGGCCTGGCCGCCTCCACCCTCAACCCGATCCTCATGGCCGTCGGCTACGAACGCATCCCCGTCCACCTGCGCGGCCGCGTCCTCGGCGCGGTCGGCGCCGTCTCCTTCGCCGGCGTGCCCGCCGGTGGCCTGCTGGGCGGTCTCGCGGTCGATCTCGGCGGCCTGCGCCACGCCCTGCTGACCGCGGGCGCGATTTACCTGGTCGTCACGCTCGCACCGTTCCTCACCCTGTCCCGCCTGCGCGAAGCGGTCGGCCAGCCAGCCCCGAAGTCGGATAGCCGACAGCCGCCTTCGTCCCCACCAGTGCCAGCGATAACCGCTTAG